The following coding sequences lie in one Halorarum halophilum genomic window:
- the aroC gene encoding chorismate synthase, with protein sequence MNGNEFGRLFRVTTYGESHGDAMGCTVSGVPAGVELDEETVQHELDRRKPGQSMITTSRDEPDAVEINSGLQDGYTTGTPVGMVIQNKDARSGKYEPFVTAPRPSHGDFTYSAKFGTRNWGGGGRSSARETVNWVAAGAVAKAVLDQSEYDVEIKAHVNQIGDIEAPEVSFDEMLEHSEENEVRCGHPETAERMRDRIDEYQQAGDSIGGAIYFETRGVPRGLGAPRFDSIPSRLGRMMMAVPATTAFEFGLGRDAREVTGHDRNENWEFDEGNANEETVSEEGEPVPVGNDHGGLQGGITTGEPIYGEVSFHAPTSIPKTQTTVDWETGEEKEIQVVGRHDPVLPPRGVPVVEAVLWCTVLDFMLLGGRINPDRLDGKVGEYDTDYHPSSPENE encoded by the coding sequence ATGAACGGGAACGAGTTCGGCCGGCTCTTCCGGGTCACCACCTACGGGGAGAGCCACGGCGACGCGATGGGGTGTACGGTGTCGGGGGTGCCAGCGGGCGTCGAACTGGACGAGGAGACGGTCCAGCACGAACTGGATCGCCGGAAGCCCGGCCAGTCGATGATCACGACGAGCCGCGACGAACCCGACGCGGTCGAGATCAACTCCGGGCTCCAGGATGGCTACACCACCGGCACGCCCGTCGGAATGGTCATCCAGAACAAGGACGCCAGGTCGGGCAAGTACGAGCCGTTCGTCACCGCCCCCCGCCCCTCACACGGCGACTTCACCTACTCGGCCAAGTTCGGCACGCGGAACTGGGGCGGCGGGGGTCGCTCCTCCGCGCGCGAGACGGTGAACTGGGTCGCTGCGGGCGCCGTCGCCAAGGCAGTCCTCGATCAGAGCGAGTACGACGTCGAGATCAAGGCCCACGTGAACCAGATCGGCGACATCGAGGCGCCGGAGGTGTCCTTCGACGAGATGCTGGAGCACTCGGAGGAGAACGAGGTCCGGTGTGGCCACCCCGAGACGGCAGAACGGATGCGGGACCGCATCGACGAGTACCAGCAGGCAGGGGACTCCATCGGCGGCGCCATCTACTTCGAGACCCGCGGCGTCCCGCGTGGGCTCGGCGCGCCGCGGTTCGACTCGATCCCGTCCCGCCTCGGTCGGATGATGATGGCCGTTCCGGCGACGACCGCGTTCGAGTTCGGACTCGGCCGCGACGCCCGCGAGGTGACGGGCCACGACCGGAACGAGAACTGGGAGTTCGACGAGGGCAACGCGAACGAGGAGACCGTCAGCGAGGAGGGCGAGCCGGTCCCGGTCGGCAACGACCACGGCGGCCTCCAGGGCGGCATCACCACCGGCGAACCGATCTACGGCGAGGTGTCGTTCCACGCCCCGACGTCGATCCCGAAGACGCAGACGACCGTCGACTGGGAGACGGGCGAGGAGAAGGAGATCCAGGTCGTCGGTCGCCACGATCCGGTGCTCCCGCCGCGCGGCGTGCCGGTGGTCGAGGCGGTGCTGTGGTGTACGGTGTTGGACTTCATGCTGCTCGGTGGACGGATCAATCCCGATCGGCTGGACGGGAAGGTCGGGGAGTACGATACGGACTACCACCCGAGTAGTCCTGAGAACGAATAG